The Candidatus Nealsonbacteria bacterium genome includes the window TTGGTGCCCAGAGAGAGACTCGAACTCTCAAGGTGTTGCCACCAGCGGATTTTGAGTCCGCCGCGTATACCAATTCCACCACCTGGGCTAATATCACCATTCTACTGAAAAAGAGGAGATTGTAAACTATAAATTGACATCTTTCCACCATTTGCTATACTAATGCCGACTAAATTAGTCTGGTTTAAGATTATGAAAATATCAAAAAAATCACAATACGGACTTCGTGCAATGGTTTGTTTGGCAAACGAAGAATCTGAATTTTGCTCTCTTCGCATCATTTCTGAAAAAGAAAAGATTCCTTTTAGTTATTTAGAAAAAATATTTTCTAAGTTAGAAAAAAGTGGATTGATTGATTCAAAAAAAGGTGTTCAAGGGGGTTATGCTCTTTCTAAGCCTACCAAGAAGATAAAAGTAGGGGAGATAATGAGAGCGTTAGAAGAAGAATTAGTACTCGTTGAATGTATTGGAGCTAAAGGGGTTTGTTCTAAAGAGAAGTCTTGCAAAACAATAGGTCTTTGGAAGAAACTTCAAGAATCTATGGAAAAAACAATAGATTCAATAACATTATATGATCTAACTAAAGAATAATTATGGCAAAAGAAATATATTTAGACTATTCAGCTACAACTCCAATAGATAAGAAGGTTCTTGATAAAATGTTGCCATATCTTCAAGAAAACTATGGTAATCCTTCTTCAATTTATGCCCTAGGACAAAGGTCTCTTTTCGGTATAGACAATTCAAGAAAAATCATTTCCGAATTTTTAGGAGCTAAAGCCGATGAGGTGTTGTTTGTTGGTTCAGCCACAGAAGCTAATAACATGGCTATTTTGGGATTGATAAAAAAATTAGCTAAAAAAGATCTCCATGTAATAACTTCTAAAATAGAGCATCCGTCAGTTTTGGAAACTTGTCGTGCCTTAGAGAAAGAGGGGGCGTCAGTAACTTATCTTCCAGTCGGTAAGAATGGAATTGTTCAAGTTTCTGATGTTGAGAAAAGTATTCAAGCTAATACTGTTCTTGTCTCTGTAATGTATGCCAATAATGAAATAGGAACTATTCAGCCGATTAAAGAAATAGGCGTATTGATAAAAAGGATTAATGAAAAAAGAGAAGCTAAGAATAAGATATTCTTTCATACCGATGCTGTTCAAGGATCAAATTACTTAAATTGCGATGTTAACGATTTAGGAGTAGATATGCTAAGTTTTAGCGGTCATAAGATTTATGGTCCAAAAGGAATAGGTGTTTTATATGTTCAAAGAGGAACTCCAATTAAGCCTATTATCTATGGAGGAGGTCAAGAACAGGGATTAAGACCAGGAACTGAAAATGTGGCTAGTATTGTTGGAATGGGGGAGGCAATTCGTCTAGTTTCTGATAATAAAGAGGAACAAAAAAGTATTAAAAAATTAAGAGATAAGCTTATAAAAGAAGTCTTAAAAATCCCAAGAGCAAGACTTAATGGGTCCGAAACAGATCGCTTGATTAATAACGCTAATTTTAGTTTTAAGGGAGCAGAAGGGGAAAGTATTGTTATGGCTCTCGATCAAAAAGGTATTTTTGCTTCTACCGGGTCAGCTTGTTCTTCAAATAGTTTAGAGCCATCTCATGTGCTTATGGGGATTGGTCTTTCACAAGAAGAAGCTCATTGCAGCTTGAGGGTGACTCTGGGAAGAAAAACTAAAGAAAAAGAAGTAGATGAATTAATTAAGGTGCTGCCGGGTATTATTGAAAGATTAAGAGAAATATCAGGGAGATAAAACTATGAAAAGCTATTATACAAAAAAAGCAATAAATCATTTTATAAAGCCCAAGAATTTTGGGACTCTTAAGGGTGCTGATGGCATTGGAGAGGTTGGTAATATAAAGTGTGGAGACTTAATGAAGCTCTATATCAAGCTAGAGAAGGGAAGGATTGTTGATGTTAAGTTTCATACCTTAGGTTGTGCAGCCGCAATTGCAACATCTGATGTGATCTGTGAAATGGCCAAGGGTAAAACCCCTGAAGAAGCTTTAAAGATTACTTACGAAGATATTGTTAAAGAATTGGGCGATCTTCCAAAGATAAAGATTCATTGTGCTACTTTAGCTCAAGAAGGATTAAAGAGTGCCATTATTAATTATGAAAAGAAAAAGAAGAAGCAGGACTCCTCTGAATAAGGACCTTACTTTTAGGTCAAAAGTAGTATTATCGTTTGATTTAAACCAAGACCGCCCGAAAGCGGTCTTTTAGGTACCACTAATACTACCTAGCCTTAAGTCTATTGACAGGGGCGTTTCTAATATGATACACTTTTGTTATACTATGAAAAGTAAAAGCAATCTATTAGAACAGCTTAAACCCTTGCCCCATTTCAGTAAAAATACTGTTGTTCAGTTTGGCCAGCAGTTGGGGATCAAGGATTCTACAATTAATGTATATATTAGCCGTTTTTTGAAGTATAAAGATATTGTTCAGCTCAAGAGAGGATTGTATGTCTCTAATGATTTTTTTGATAAAAACAGGAACGATGTTTCTTATTCATTTTATCTCGCTAATGTTATTCGGACCCCTTCGTATATTAGTTCATGGGCGGCACTCCAGCATTATAATCTTGCCACAGAATCAATTTATTCCATCACCTCGGTTACTCTTAAGGTAACAAAAGAATACCATACGAAGGCTGGTAATTTTTCCTATCAGTCAATTAGTAAAGATCTTTTCACAGATTTTTATTTGACAAAAGGAAAGTTTGACTTCTATATAGCTTCTCCTTCCAAGGCACTATTTGATTTACTCTATTTAAGAACTCGTCAGTTTAATAACCTTTCAGTAGAACAGATAAAAGTAATGATTTCAGAACTACGAATAGATATTGATGAGATGAGTAGGGATGAGCAGGATAAATTTTATTTGATGATTAATAAATACTGTCATGAGTGAGCAGATTTCAACAATTCTAAAACGTAAGCTCGATGGTCTTTCAGCCTACGGCTTTAGTATTACCGATCCGGATATAAGGATTAATGCTCTTAAGGAAGAATTACAGTTTTATGTTTTAGATTTTATTTACCATCATCCGGAATATAATAAATGGATAATGTATGGCGGATCAGCACTTCGTATTTGTTATGACCTTGATCGTATGTCTGTTGATTTAGATTTTGAGGTCAGTAATGATGTTAATAGTGATTTTCTTAACGAACTTATGGAAGAGGCAGGAAAACATTTTTTGAAAGTATATGGTGTTGATTCTGAATTTTTGAAAATTAGCATTATTAACAACCGGGGCATAGTGCTTAAATTTCGAGTTGGTAATTTGATTGAGGGTTCTGTCTCCGAATGGATTCACGTAAAAATAGATCTTAACCAGTTTGTCCCAGCTTCTGGTGTGGTGACAGAGCGTATAGCGCAGAATCATGGGCAGTTGTCATTTGTGATACTGACCTATAATCTCTCTTCTCTGATGGCGAGCAAAATTGCTGCCATTTTCCTTCGTGGGACACGTGGTGTAGGTAAAGAGACATACGAAGAAAAAGGACGCGATATCTACGATCTCCTTTGGTATATGAGCAAAAAAATAGTTCCTGACCTTGATTATCTGAAAGCAAAAAAAGTTGAGGAGGCGAGAGATTATCGGACACTTTTCACTAAACTCACGGTGAAAATGAGTAACGTAAGTGATGAAAATTTAAAAAAAGATATCACCCCTCTTTTTTTCGATTCTCGGTATGTAACTAACTGGATTAAAAGTTGGCGCGATACTTTCTTTCAGCTACGCGATGAATATAAGGTTAGGATAGTTTCAAAGTTTGAAAGGGTTCGCGTTTTTGAAGACTTTCGCACCGATGTTTTTTCCTTCGTTTTTGAGTACAACACGAAAGAGGGCGACTATGTGCGTATCATATGTAATTTAAGTGAGCGCTGGTTTATCTTTAAGGATATTGAGGCGTCATTTGCAATTAATAATATTGTGAGTGATAACATCGAGTTATCGGATAGTAGTCATCCGACATTGGAGAAAAAGCAGAAAGAATATGCCTCGCTATTCTATGAGAAGATTGAAGCCTATCTGAAGAAAACTAATCATGAGCTTGTTGGCGACACATTAACGACCAAACTTATTCGCGTAACCGCTGATAACCTAAACCAGAAGGAACAGATTGTTCTTCGGAGGGAGGATTTAATCAAGGGTGACTTTGATGATTGGCTGAAATAAGCTTTTCTTATGCTCAATAAATTCACGAAATAAATATGGCCAGAATTTTGAATAAAAACAAGCAATTTAACGGCCTTCTTAAAAAAAAGGTCTTGGTTGGTTTGTCCGGGGGAGTTGACTCTTCAGTTGCAGCCCTTCTTTTAAAAAGAAAAGGATTTGATGTTGTTGGTGGATACATGAATCTTGAGGCTGAAGATAACCGATGTTGCTCTCTTGAATCAAGGAATAGAGCCAAGGCAGTAGCAGATGTTTTAGGCATACCTTTTTATTCTTTTGATATGCGTAAAGAATTTAGAAAAAAAATAGTTTCTAAGTTTGTAGATCAATATAAAAGAAACATTACTCCTAATCCTTGCGTTGATTGTAATAAAGAAATTAAGTTTGGATTATTCTTAGAAAAAGCCCTTGCTCTAGAATTTGATTATGTTGCTACCGGTCATTACATCAGAAAGGATAAAAAAGATCAGACAAACAGGATTCTGAAAGGAAAAGACCCTAAGAAAGACCAGTCATATTTCCTATGGAGACTAAATCAGACACAGCTTGATCGGATTCTTTTTCCTTTGGGAGAATATACAAAAGAGAAGACCAGAGAGCTAGCGAAGAAATATAACTTACCAACTTTTGATGCAAAAGAATCTCAAGAGGTCTGCTTTGTTAAGAGCACAGTAGCTGAATTTTTAAAAGAAAGGTTAGGTGAACGAAAAGGTAAAATCATTAATCTTGATGGTAATGAATTGGGGAACCATCAAGGGATATATTTTTATACCATTGGACAAAGAAAAGGATTAGGTCTTTCTGGTGGACCATATTTTGTTGTTGGGAAAGATATTAAGAAAAACTATTTAATCGTAAGTAAAAATGAATCGGACTTTCTTTCTAGAGAGGTATTCCTTGATCAGGTTAACTGGGTTTCAGGAAAAGAGCCTGATTTTCCTATTCGAGCAAGAGTAAAGATACGATATGGCCACAAACCAGCATTGGCTGAGATTAGAAAGAATAGTATCATCTTTGATGTTCCCCAAAAAGCAATAACCGCAGGGCAATCAGCAGTATTTTATAAAGGCATAGAATTAATTGGAGGGGGAGTCATCTGTGAGTAGGTTTCCTAAATAAATAGGTTTGAGCTTCGGTCAAAAAGCACCTCGTAACTCTAAAGACCACCTTTTAATTAAGGCGGTTTTTTAGTAAAATGATGTTATGAAAGAAAAAAATAAAACTATTATATATCAATCTAAAACAGGGAAAATTGAATTCAGGGGTGACTTTAAAAAGGACACTGTTTGGGGTTCGCTAAATCAGATAGCAGATTTATTTGGTCGTGATAAGTCGGTGATTTCGAGACATATTAATAACATCTATAAATCAAAGGAGTTAGAAAAAGATCCAACTGTTGCAAAAATTGCAACAGTTCAGATGGAAGGAAGCCGAAAAACAAAACGTGAGATTGAATACTACAACCTGGATGTTATTCTATCTGTTGGATACAGAGTAGACTCCAAAGAAGCTACACAGTTTCGCATTTGGGCAACAAAAACTCTTAAACAGCACCTACTCGAGGGTTATACGATTAATAAAAAGCAGATTAGTAGGAACTATCAAAGCTTTATGGAAGCGATATCGAATGTAAGGGCTGTTTTTTCTGAGAAAAAAGAATATGAGGGTGACACGAGTTAAGGTAACCAAGTAGTTATTTGACAGTCTTTTCGTTATAATTTATACTGGAAGTGACCTTTAAGGTGTATAACAGTAAACATATGGACAAAAAACCAACAAAAGGTGAATATTTAGATGTTTTGTTAAGATCTCCCAAGACAGTTTTTTCTGTAAAAGACGTGGTTTTGTTGTGGGGCGAAGAACAAGAACGAAAAGTGGCGCCGAGATTGAATAAATACGCTAAAGCCGGCAAGTTAATAAGATTACGTCGGGGTTTTTATGCTAAAGATAAAAACTATGATCGTTTAGAGTTGGCCACTAGAATTTATACCCCCTCTTATATCAGCTTTGAAACGGTTTTAACTCGGACCGGAATAAACTTTCAAAAATATGATACTATTTTTGTTGCCTCATATATTACCAGAGATATTAAAATAGATGGACAAGAAATATCTTATATCCGCATGAAAAATTATGTATTAAGCGACACCATTGGTATTGAGCAAAATGGCAATGTCGCCATGGCCACTAAAGAAAGGGCTTTTTTGGATAGAATTTATATCAGTAAAGATTATCATTTTGATAATTTAGATATCTTAGATTGGGATAGGGTCTTTAAGATTTTACCGATTTATCATAATAAGCGAATGGAGAAAAAAGTTAAATCTTACTTTAATTACTATAAAAAAGAGCAGGCGATTAATCCTGAGAATATATGACAATTAATTATGCCAAGCACAAAAATATCTTGTTGCAAATTTTAAAAGATATTTATTCCGATACTTCTATTTCTCCTCATTTAGGATTTAAGGGTGGGACAGCTGCTTATTTTTTTTATGGTTTGAGTAGAGATTCTTTTGATTTGGATTTTGATTTATTGGATGAAAGTAAACAGCAGATTGTTTTTCACAAAATCCGAAAAATAGCAGGTAACTACGGCAAAGTGATTGATTCCAGGGTCAAGAAATTTAATTTATTAAATGTTATTTCCCATGATATTAAATCGCAGAATATAAAGATTGAAGTTAATAGGCGGGATTTCAGTTCAAGATATGAGGTAAAGACATTATTGGGCATCTCTATGTTGGTTATGGTGCAGGAAGATATGTTCGCCCATAAATTGATGGCTATGCTGGAACGAGTCGGCAAAACCAGTCGGGATATTTATGATGTTTGGTATTTTCTAAATAATAACTGGCCGATTAATAAAGAAATTGTAGAAAGACGATCCGGTGTTTCTTTTAGAGAGGCTTTACAAAAATGCGTTGATGAAATGGAAAAAATAAAAGATCGTAATTTATTGGTCGGTTTAGGAGAATCATTAACCGATTTGCAAAAAGATTGGGCTCGGTCAAAGTTAAAATCAGAAACCATTTTTTTATTAAAAGCCCGCATGGAGAGCGAGAAATAGTCTATTGTTATCCTTCTAAATTGCTTGTCTTGATTTTTATGGGGGTTATATTAATTCTCGGGGGAATTTATTGTTAACAAAAAGAATTGAATGCTAATTTTTAATGTTTTGAATAACTTAATCCATTGTGCGACTGATTTGAGGAGCTAACCCATTGACAACTAATTTACTAAATGATAGAACCCCCTTATAGGGGGTTTTAATGTAAAATAATAATTATGGAAAAATATACTAAAAAAGACATTCTGAAAAGAATGAATTATATCCAGGGTCATCTGGAAGGTGTTAAAAAGATGATAG containing:
- a CDS encoding Rrf2 family transcriptional regulator, which codes for MKISKKSQYGLRAMVCLANEESEFCSLRIISEKEKIPFSYLEKIFSKLEKSGLIDSKKGVQGGYALSKPTKKIKVGEIMRALEEELVLVECIGAKGVCSKEKSCKTIGLWKKLQESMEKTIDSITLYDLTKE
- a CDS encoding cysteine desulfurase; translation: MAKEIYLDYSATTPIDKKVLDKMLPYLQENYGNPSSIYALGQRSLFGIDNSRKIISEFLGAKADEVLFVGSATEANNMAILGLIKKLAKKDLHVITSKIEHPSVLETCRALEKEGASVTYLPVGKNGIVQVSDVEKSIQANTVLVSVMYANNEIGTIQPIKEIGVLIKRINEKREAKNKIFFHTDAVQGSNYLNCDVNDLGVDMLSFSGHKIYGPKGIGVLYVQRGTPIKPIIYGGGQEQGLRPGTENVASIVGMGEAIRLVSDNKEEQKSIKKLRDKLIKEVLKIPRARLNGSETDRLINNANFSFKGAEGESIVMALDQKGIFASTGSACSSNSLEPSHVLMGIGLSQEEAHCSLRVTLGRKTKEKEVDELIKVLPGIIERLREISGR
- a CDS encoding iron-sulfur cluster assembly scaffold protein, encoding MKSYYTKKAINHFIKPKNFGTLKGADGIGEVGNIKCGDLMKLYIKLEKGRIVDVKFHTLGCAAAIATSDVICEMAKGKTPEEALKITYEDIVKELGDLPKIKIHCATLAQEGLKSAIINYEKKKKKQDSSE
- a CDS encoding nucleotidyl transferase AbiEii/AbiGii toxin family protein, producing the protein MSEQISTILKRKLDGLSAYGFSITDPDIRINALKEELQFYVLDFIYHHPEYNKWIMYGGSALRICYDLDRMSVDLDFEVSNDVNSDFLNELMEEAGKHFLKVYGVDSEFLKISIINNRGIVLKFRVGNLIEGSVSEWIHVKIDLNQFVPASGVVTERIAQNHGQLSFVILTYNLSSLMASKIAAIFLRGTRGVGKETYEEKGRDIYDLLWYMSKKIVPDLDYLKAKKVEEARDYRTLFTKLTVKMSNVSDENLKKDITPLFFDSRYVTNWIKSWRDTFFQLRDEYKVRIVSKFERVRVFEDFRTDVFSFVFEYNTKEGDYVRIICNLSERWFIFKDIEASFAINNIVSDNIELSDSSHPTLEKKQKEYASLFYEKIEAYLKKTNHELVGDTLTTKLIRVTADNLNQKEQIVLRREDLIKGDFDDWLK
- the mnmA gene encoding tRNA 2-thiouridine(34) synthase MnmA, whose protein sequence is MARILNKNKQFNGLLKKKVLVGLSGGVDSSVAALLLKRKGFDVVGGYMNLEAEDNRCCSLESRNRAKAVADVLGIPFYSFDMRKEFRKKIVSKFVDQYKRNITPNPCVDCNKEIKFGLFLEKALALEFDYVATGHYIRKDKKDQTNRILKGKDPKKDQSYFLWRLNQTQLDRILFPLGEYTKEKTRELAKKYNLPTFDAKESQEVCFVKSTVAEFLKERLGERKGKIINLDGNELGNHQGIYFYTIGQRKGLGLSGGPYFVVGKDIKKNYLIVSKNESDFLSREVFLDQVNWVSGKEPDFPIRARVKIRYGHKPALAEIRKNSIIFDVPQKAITAGQSAVFYKGIELIGGGVICE
- a CDS encoding virulence RhuM family protein, encoding MKEKNKTIIYQSKTGKIEFRGDFKKDTVWGSLNQIADLFGRDKSVISRHINNIYKSKELEKDPTVAKIATVQMEGSRKTKREIEYYNLDVILSVGYRVDSKEATQFRIWATKTLKQHLLEGYTINKKQISRNYQSFMEAISNVRAVFSEKKEYEGDTS
- a CDS encoding type IV toxin-antitoxin system AbiEi family antitoxin domain-containing protein produces the protein MDKKPTKGEYLDVLLRSPKTVFSVKDVVLLWGEEQERKVAPRLNKYAKAGKLIRLRRGFYAKDKNYDRLELATRIYTPSYISFETVLTRTGINFQKYDTIFVASYITRDIKIDGQEISYIRMKNYVLSDTIGIEQNGNVAMATKERAFLDRIYISKDYHFDNLDILDWDRVFKILPIYHNKRMEKKVKSYFNYYKKEQAINPENI
- a CDS encoding nucleotidyl transferase AbiEii/AbiGii toxin family protein translates to MTINYAKHKNILLQILKDIYSDTSISPHLGFKGGTAAYFFYGLSRDSFDLDFDLLDESKQQIVFHKIRKIAGNYGKVIDSRVKKFNLLNVISHDIKSQNIKIEVNRRDFSSRYEVKTLLGISMLVMVQEDMFAHKLMAMLERVGKTSRDIYDVWYFLNNNWPINKEIVERRSGVSFREALQKCVDEMEKIKDRNLLVGLGESLTDLQKDWARSKLKSETIFLLKARMESEK